GGCTGGCTGGTCGCGGGCGTCCCCGCGTCGGCCAAGCGCGCCCTGCCCGGCGCCCCCGCCGCGGTGCGGTGAGCGACCTCGGCGAGTACCAGCGCAAGCGCCGGGCGGGCAAGACGCCCGAGCCGGGCGTGGGGGAGGCCAAGCCGAAGGCGAAGCGCTCACGCGCGAAGGCGCCCGACCTGCCGCGCTTCGTGGTCCAGGAGCACTCGGCCACGCGGCTGCACTGGGACCTGCGCCTGGAGCACGACGGTGCGCTCGCGTCGTGGGCCCTGCCCAACGGCATCCCGAGGACGCTCAAGGACAACCGCCTCGCGGTCCACACCGAGGACCACCCGCTCGAGTACCTCGACTTCCACGGCGACATCCCCAAGGGCGAGTACGGCGCCGGGTCGATGACGATCTGGGACCGCGGCACGTACGAGGTCCTGAAGTGGGAGGAGCGCAAGGTCGAGGTCGAGCTCCACGGGGAGCGCGTGCAGGGCCAGTACGCCCTCTTCCCGATCCGTCAGGAGCGTGGCAAGGACGAGTGGATGATCCACCGCATGGGCTCCGCGGCCGACCCGGAGGCCGAGCCCATGCCCGAGGTCCTGACCCCGATGCTCGCGCGCCTCGGCGACCTGCCGCCCCAGGACGACGACTGGGCCTTCGAGGTCAAGTGGGACGGCGTGCGCGCCGTCGTCTTCTCGACCCCGGGGCGGATCCGGTTCGTCTCGCGCACCGGCAACGACATCACGCCCCGCTATCCCGAGCTGCACCGGATGAACCGGGCGCTGTCGATGCACGACGCGGTCCTCGACGGCGAGGTCGTCGCCTTCGACGAGCAGGGACGCCCGGACTTCGGCCTGCTGCAGTCGCGCATCCACCTCTCGGGCGAGGCGCGCGTGCGGCGGGTGGCCAAGGAGCGCCCGGTCACCTTCATCGCGTTCGACCTGCTGTGGCTCGACGGCCACTCGCTCATGGGCGAGCCCTACGAGGAGCGCCGCGCGCGGCTCAAGGAGCTGCTGGCGCCGGGTGAGCGCTGGCAGGTCCCCGACCACGTCGTCGGCGGTGGGGCGGCGCTGCTGGCCGCGACCCGCGAGCAGGGGCTCGAGGGCGTCATCGCCAAGAAGCTCGGGACGCCCTACGAGCCGGGCCGGCGCAGCGGCTGCTGGATCAAGGTCAAGAACCGGATGCGCCAGGAGGTCGTCATCGGCGGCTGGGTGCCGGGGGAGGGGCGCCGGCGCGAGCGCATCGGCGCGCTGCTCGTCGGCGTGCGCGACGACGGGCGCCTGCGGGCGGTCGGGCGCGTCGGGACGGGCTTCACCGAGGCCGAGCTCGACCGGCTGCGCGCCGCGCTCGAGCCGCTGGTCGTCGACAGCTCGCCCTTCGACGGCGGCGGGCCGGCGCCGCCACGCGGGTCGGTCTTCGTCCGCCCGACGCTCGTCTGCGAGGTCGAGTTCGTCGAGTGGACGCGCGACGGCGTCCTGCGCGCGCCGTCCTACAAGGGGCTGCGCGACGACAAGCCGGCGTCGCTCGTCGTGCGGGAGGAGATCCGCAACGGCCTGATGGTCGAGGTCGAGGGCCGCGAGCTGAAGCTCTCCAACCCCGACAAGGTCCTCTATCCCCAGGTCGGCTTCACCAAGCGCGACCACGTCGAGTACCTCCTGGCGATCGCGCCGGTCCTGCTGCCGCACATCCGCGACCGCCAGCTCACGCTCAAGCGCTACCCGAACGGGGTCGAGGGCGACTACTTCTACGAGAAGAACGCGCCGTCGCACCGCCCCGACTGGGTCGCCACGACCGACGACGGCTTCGTGCGGGCCGACTCGGCCGCGACCCTCGCGTGGCTGGGGAACCTCGCCGACCTCGAGGTCCACACGCCGATGCACCGGGCGGACACGCCGGAGTGCCCCGCGATGGTCGCGTTCGACCTCGACCCGGGCGAGCCGGCGGGACTGCTGGAGTGCTGCCAGGTGGCGGTGGTCCTGCAGGGGATGTTCGACCACCTCGGCCTCAAGGCGTTCCCGAAGACCTCGGGCTCGAAGGGGATGCAGGTCTACGTCCCGCTGAACAACCCGGCGGCGACGTACGCCTTCACCAAGGGGTTCGCGAAGGCGGTCGCGGAGCTGCTCGAGAGCGAGGCGCCGGACATGGTCGTCTCGCGCCAGGCCAAGGCGCGGCGCAAGGGCCGGATCCTCGTCGACTGGAGCCAGAACGACCGTCACAAGACGACGGTCTGCGTCTACTCCCCGCGCGCGCGTCCGCGGCCGACGGTCTCGACGCCGCTGCTGTGGGAGGAGGTCCACGAGGCGCTCGAGGCCGGCGACGCCGACCGGCTCGTGTTCGACACCGCGGGCGTCCTGCGGCGCGTCGAGGAGCACGGCGACCTGTTCGCCGAGACGCTGACGCTCGTGCAAGAGCTGCCGCTGGGCGGCGGCGCCTAGGCGGGGCGGCGGCCGACGACGAGGCGGAAGGTCCCGGCGAAGCGGAAGGTGCCGTCGGGCCGGCGGAACGGCGCGGCGGCAGGCGCGAGGGCGGCGCGGACCGCCTCGGGGTGGGCGGCGGTCGCGACGCCGGCGCCGTCGACGAGCGCGCGCTGCAGCGTGGGGAGGTCCGCGACCGCGTAGGGGACGTCGACGTCGGTGGCATGGACGACGTCGAGGCCGGCCGCGCGCAGGAGGTCGTCGGCGACGCCGGGCGTCCCGAGGGCCGGCGGGGGAGGGGCTTGGTCGTCCTGCGCCTCGCCACCACGCGCGGGTGGCTCGAGGTCGCCGAGCGCGGCCATCACCACGGCCAGGTCGCGCGTCGCGGGCGGACCCCAGGTGCAGACCGCCAGCCGGCCGCCGGGGGCGACGACGCGCGCCGCCTCGCGCAGCGCCGCGGCGGGGTCGGCGGCGAACTGCAGCG
The DNA window shown above is from Conexibacter sp. SYSU D00693 and carries:
- the ligD gene encoding DNA ligase D; amino-acid sequence: MSDLGEYQRKRRAGKTPEPGVGEAKPKAKRSRAKAPDLPRFVVQEHSATRLHWDLRLEHDGALASWALPNGIPRTLKDNRLAVHTEDHPLEYLDFHGDIPKGEYGAGSMTIWDRGTYEVLKWEERKVEVELHGERVQGQYALFPIRQERGKDEWMIHRMGSAADPEAEPMPEVLTPMLARLGDLPPQDDDWAFEVKWDGVRAVVFSTPGRIRFVSRTGNDITPRYPELHRMNRALSMHDAVLDGEVVAFDEQGRPDFGLLQSRIHLSGEARVRRVAKERPVTFIAFDLLWLDGHSLMGEPYEERRARLKELLAPGERWQVPDHVVGGGAALLAATREQGLEGVIAKKLGTPYEPGRRSGCWIKVKNRMRQEVVIGGWVPGEGRRRERIGALLVGVRDDGRLRAVGRVGTGFTEAELDRLRAALEPLVVDSSPFDGGGPAPPRGSVFVRPTLVCEVEFVEWTRDGVLRAPSYKGLRDDKPASLVVREEIRNGLMVEVEGRELKLSNPDKVLYPQVGFTKRDHVEYLLAIAPVLLPHIRDRQLTLKRYPNGVEGDYFYEKNAPSHRPDWVATTDDGFVRADSAATLAWLGNLADLEVHTPMHRADTPECPAMVAFDLDPGEPAGLLECCQVAVVLQGMFDHLGLKAFPKTSGSKGMQVYVPLNNPAATYAFTKGFAKAVAELLESEAPDMVVSRQAKARRKGRILVDWSQNDRHKTTVCVYSPRARPRPTVSTPLLWEEVHEALEAGDADRLVFDTAGVLRRVEEHGDLFAETLTLVQELPLGGGA
- a CDS encoding class I SAM-dependent methyltransferase translates to MSTADVEGPEWSARAAAWAEHWGRLAAPAREAIVEVAQVGSGTRLLDVGCGTGELVALAAQRGAEVAGIDAAAGMLAVARSRVPGADLREGPVEALPWPDGAFDVVTAVNALQFAADPAAALREAARVVAPGGRLAVCTWGPPATRDLAVVMAALGDLEPPARGGEAQDDQAPPPPALGTPGVADDLLRAAGLDVVHATDVDVPYAVADLPTLQRALVDGAGVATAAHPEAVRAALAPAAAPFRRPDGTFRFAGTFRLVVGRRPA